DNA from Mesorhizobium sp. DCY119:
CTCCAAATACTTCCAACTATAGTTTGAATTGTGTTATTGTGGAAGTTAGCCGTTTATTACTACTTATATTCAGGGGAGTCTATCATGCGAAAGATGCTAAGCTTATTCTTCCTTGCAGCCCTGTCATTGCCGCATGCCGCGCTGGCGCAAACGGCAGCCGAGCGCACTGCCTGCCAGGCCGATTTCGAGAAATTTTGCCCAAGCGTGCAGCCCGGCGGCGGCCGCATCATCGAGTGCCTAGCCGAGCATC
Protein-coding regions in this window:
- a CDS encoding cysteine rich repeat-containing protein, coding for MRKMLSLFFLAALSLPHAALAQTAAERTACQADFEKFCPSVQPGGGRIIECLAEHLNDLTPQCQTVVKAHMPK